In a genomic window of Dethiosulfovibrio salsuginis:
- a CDS encoding methyl-accepting chemotaxis protein translates to NRIMAQTLRGNPNFNGIWGCWEPNSFDGRDSEFAGAEGHDGTGRFVPYWYRDGGNILLIPLTEYGPGEDNEWYVEPLNGPKATITEPYFDDQINKVVISLIIPLEAEGKRIGVVGVDLDMAPIDGIIGEMKLYETGFGRLMSYTGTLASHPDKARIGKIAGELKGERGATTLRRIQSGESFIEVAWSQSLGQNTLKAFAPIQVIGTDTPWSLGVVLREDEVMASSVRVMTLSLIVSLAGALLIALLVWLIVRQVVRPIKRVVHLASMARDGDLTITREDFNVRSQDEIGIMADAFSAMIANQREAVRAIASAAEKLGTTAEEFAALAEESNAGVEESRAGVNDISFQVESLATASEEINASVEEVASGAQSSSRKNVEMASDADRAKAAGESGAEAAEKVARSIKAVAEGSEIAAGEVKGLSDRAREIQSFVQEIGTIADQTNLLALNAAIEAARAGEAGRGFAVVADEVRKLAESSNVSARKIADLAGEITEDLDRIALSSESNATRSRQSSDLADETIETIRAMMEEISDITMAIHDLAAVSEEQSASSEEIASAVQNIASQVAAAAGSVDVIRTQMTEVSTSAERVALGAEDLSILSEELRRQVGAFKLVRDPGHSISPRKK, encoded by the coding sequence TAAACCGCATCATGGCTCAGACCCTCCGGGGAAACCCCAACTTCAACGGGATTTGGGGCTGCTGGGAGCCCAACTCATTCGACGGCAGAGACAGCGAATTCGCAGGAGCCGAAGGACACGACGGGACGGGACGTTTCGTTCCCTACTGGTACAGGGATGGGGGAAATATACTCCTGATACCCCTCACGGAATACGGACCTGGAGAGGATAACGAGTGGTATGTCGAACCGCTGAACGGCCCCAAAGCCACCATCACAGAGCCCTACTTCGACGATCAGATAAACAAGGTCGTGATCAGCCTTATTATTCCCCTGGAGGCGGAGGGGAAAAGGATTGGAGTGGTGGGCGTAGATCTGGACATGGCCCCTATCGACGGGATTATCGGCGAGATGAAACTCTACGAGACGGGATTTGGAAGGCTGATGTCCTACACCGGAACCTTAGCCAGCCACCCGGATAAGGCAAGGATCGGCAAGATAGCCGGAGAGCTTAAGGGAGAGAGAGGAGCGACCACACTTAGAAGAATCCAATCGGGAGAATCATTCATAGAGGTAGCATGGTCCCAGTCGCTGGGCCAAAACACCCTGAAGGCCTTCGCACCGATCCAGGTCATAGGAACCGATACGCCCTGGAGCCTTGGGGTGGTCCTCAGGGAGGACGAGGTAATGGCCTCGTCGGTACGGGTAATGACCCTGTCCCTCATCGTGTCTCTAGCGGGAGCTCTCTTAATAGCACTCCTTGTGTGGCTCATAGTGAGACAGGTAGTCAGGCCTATAAAAAGGGTGGTCCATCTGGCCTCTATGGCCAGGGACGGAGACCTGACCATAACGAGAGAGGACTTTAACGTCCGCTCCCAAGACGAAATAGGGATCATGGCCGACGCCTTTTCCGCCATGATCGCCAACCAGAGGGAAGCGGTCAGGGCCATAGCCTCAGCGGCGGAAAAACTCGGCACGACCGCCGAAGAGTTCGCCGCCCTGGCGGAGGAGTCCAACGCCGGAGTCGAGGAGTCTCGGGCTGGTGTCAACGACATATCCTTCCAGGTAGAGAGCCTGGCGACCGCCAGCGAGGAGATCAACGCCAGCGTTGAGGAGGTCGCAAGCGGGGCCCAATCTTCCTCCAGGAAAAACGTCGAGATGGCCTCCGATGCGGACAGGGCAAAGGCAGCAGGGGAGAGCGGCGCCGAGGCGGCGGAAAAGGTGGCTAGAAGCATAAAGGCTGTGGCAGAAGGATCGGAGATCGCCGCAGGTGAGGTCAAAGGACTCAGCGACAGGGCCAGAGAGATTCAGAGCTTCGTCCAGGAGATAGGGACCATCGCCGACCAGACCAACCTGCTGGCTCTAAACGCAGCCATAGAGGCGGCAAGGGCGGGAGAGGCCGGCCGAGGGTTCGCCGTAGTCGCCGACGAGGTAAGAAAGCTGGCGGAGAGCAGCAACGTATCGGCCCGTAAGATAGCCGACCTGGCGGGAGAGATAACCGAAGACCTGGACAGGATTGCCCTGTCCTCGGAGAGTAACGCCACCAGATCCAGACAATCCAGCGACCTGGCCGACGAGACCATCGAGACCATCAGGGCCATGATGGAGGAGATATCGGACATAACCATGGCCATCCACGATCTGGCTGCGGTATCGGAGGAACAGTCGGCGTCCAGCGAGGAGATAGCCTCGGCGGTCCAGAACATAGCCTCCCAAGTGGCGGCTGCGGCTGGATCGGTGGACGTAATTCGGACTCAGATGACCGAGGTCAGCACCTCCGCAGAGAGGGTCGCTCTAGGGGCGGAGGACCTGTCGATCCTTTCGGAGGAACTGAGGCGACAGGTTGGGGCCTTTAAACTGGTTCGGGATCCAGGCCACAGCATTTCTCCCCGTAAAAAGTGA
- a CDS encoding ABC transporter ATP-binding protein, with translation MGLDIRGLSISYGDHRVVEDLSFEAPSGTLLSLLGPSGCGKTTVLNGIAGFLPLISGKILFDHREIQDLKTQSRNIGMVFQNYALYPHMTAFENIAFPLRVMGLTKGDIRRKVEEMAEMTQIGSILHRKPGQISGGQQQRVAISRALVKKPDLLLLDEPLSNLDAGLRIEMREEIRRIQRETGTTTLFVTHDQEEALSMSDRIVLLDRGTIQQQGTPQELYRSPANLFTARFFGNPPVNVLEGEGTGDGLRLGPTVLPVPVKFGQATTAVVRCEDLRICAEGGHFQGSVLSSEILGRDSLVKVSWEGGVLRLIVPSDRSPSPGENLALEVNLRELQLFDLETGKSLRADGP, from the coding sequence ATGGGCCTTGATATTAGGGGACTGTCCATCAGCTACGGAGATCACAGGGTAGTGGAGGACCTTAGCTTTGAGGCACCCTCCGGGACCCTGCTAAGCCTGCTGGGCCCCAGCGGTTGTGGCAAGACAACCGTACTAAACGGCATCGCCGGATTTTTGCCTCTGATTTCGGGGAAGATTCTCTTCGACCACAGGGAGATTCAGGACTTAAAGACCCAGAGCCGGAACATAGGCATGGTGTTCCAGAACTACGCCCTCTATCCACACATGACCGCCTTCGAGAACATAGCCTTCCCTCTGAGGGTGATGGGACTCACCAAGGGGGATATCCGCCGCAAGGTGGAGGAGATGGCGGAGATGACACAGATAGGGTCGATCCTCCACAGAAAGCCCGGCCAGATATCCGGAGGGCAGCAGCAGAGGGTAGCCATATCAAGGGCTCTGGTCAAAAAACCGGACCTGCTGCTTCTGGACGAGCCTCTGTCGAACCTGGACGCAGGTCTGAGGATCGAGATGAGGGAGGAGATCCGGCGAATACAGAGGGAGACCGGCACTACCACCCTGTTCGTCACCCACGACCAGGAGGAGGCGTTGAGCATGTCGGACCGAATAGTCCTCCTGGACAGAGGGACCATACAGCAACAGGGCACCCCTCAGGAGCTGTACCGCAGTCCGGCAAACCTGTTTACCGCCCGGTTTTTCGGCAACCCTCCGGTGAACGTCCTGGAGGGAGAGGGGACCGGCGATGGACTACGGCTTGGGCCTACCGTCCTTCCCGTTCCGGTGAAATTCGGCCAGGCAACCACAGCGGTCGTCCGCTGCGAGGACCTGAGGATCTGCGCCGAGGGAGGGCACTTTCAGGGCTCGGTCCTATCGTCGGAGATTCTGGGCAGGGACTCGCTGGTAAAGGTCTCCTGGGAGGGAGGAGTCCTCAGGCTGATTGTGCCGAGCGACCGTTCCCCGAGCCCCGGGGAAAACCTGGCTCTTGAGGTGAACCTTCGGGAGCTACAGCTTTTCGACCTAGAGACCGGAAAGTCTTTGAGGGCTGATGGGCCATGA
- a CDS encoding carbohydrate ABC transporter permease, with protein MKKLAYGLIWLSPVIAVLAVFTLYPAYKTVDMSFYTRYNYLRNLVFERGFENYRYLVEDRDFWKAMGNTLFYLGWTMPLSMGLGLAGAIALNGSIRFKRFFQTVYFLPFVTSTVAVALVWNWIFHSRHGLINAFLASVGMEAIGWLQEPYWGRIALVIVGVWKSAGYNLLIFLTGLQTIDGNFRRAAEADGAGFWQRTFRITVPLLSPSILFVAVITAINCFKVFDMSYMLFRNTSGPSQCGLTLVYYVYEKFYNQHHYGIASAAVVVLFLIITGFNLIQFRIGRSKVHY; from the coding sequence ATGAAAAAACTGGCCTACGGCCTGATCTGGCTGTCTCCGGTGATAGCGGTGCTGGCGGTGTTCACCCTCTATCCAGCCTACAAGACGGTGGATATGAGCTTCTACACCCGGTACAACTACCTTAGAAACCTGGTCTTCGAGAGAGGGTTTGAAAACTACCGCTACTTAGTAGAGGACCGAGACTTCTGGAAGGCCATGGGGAACACCCTCTTCTACCTGGGCTGGACCATGCCCCTGTCCATGGGGCTGGGGCTGGCAGGTGCCATAGCCCTCAACGGAAGCATAAGGTTTAAGAGGTTTTTCCAGACCGTCTACTTTCTGCCCTTCGTGACCTCCACCGTGGCGGTGGCTCTGGTGTGGAACTGGATATTTCACTCCCGTCACGGCCTGATAAACGCCTTTTTAGCGTCGGTTGGAATGGAGGCAATCGGCTGGCTACAGGAACCCTACTGGGGGAGGATAGCCCTGGTCATAGTGGGGGTCTGGAAAAGCGCGGGATACAACCTGCTCATATTCCTGACGGGACTCCAGACCATAGACGGCAATTTTCGCCGTGCCGCCGAGGCCGACGGAGCTGGGTTCTGGCAGAGGACATTCCGCATAACCGTCCCTCTTCTCTCTCCGTCCATACTGTTCGTGGCGGTCATAACGGCCATAAACTGTTTTAAGGTCTTCGACATGTCCTATATGCTATTCAGAAACACCTCCGGGCCGTCCCAGTGCGGACTGACCTTGGTCTACTACGTCTACGAGAAGTTCTACAACCAGCACCACTACGGCATAGCCTCGGCAGCGGTGGTCGTACTTTTCCTCATCATAACCGGCTTCAACCTGATCCAGTTCAGGATCGGAAGAAGCAAGGTCCACTACTAG